The Benincasa hispida cultivar B227 chromosome 11, ASM972705v1, whole genome shotgun sequence genome has a segment encoding these proteins:
- the LOC120091294 gene encoding uncharacterized protein LOC120091294 produces the protein MALQVQMQEEDFGMCPSFNSYSTGTTSAAAIRAAGCSVFDFNQSHSPNKAKDQEEDDDDFEFVSLRKPADCDDVFGGGGLIPPAFPIFNSDLLFEEPQVEKPEIDGRDSAIEQPIRIPLEKLLIRDRDYDPQSPSSTSSSSSSSSSSVDELEGVPSETYCVWKPKSIGTPNLACKKSRSTGSSSTKRWGIRDLLRRSHSDGKQSYISFTPSTSSNSTKKVKEIKSETKSTRQLKEKKDYSGGDQKKIFSAHESFYVRNRTLREEGKRKSYLPYKLQAGIGWLLE, from the coding sequence ATGGCTCTCCAAGTTcaaatgcaagaagaagatttCGGAATGTGTCCGAGCTTCAACAGTTACTCCACCGGAACAACCTCGGCCGCCGCCATAAGAGCCGCCGGCTGCTCTGTTTTCGATTTCAATCAATCGCACTCGCCAAACAAAGCAAAGGATCAGGAAGAAGACGACGACGATTTCGAATTCGTCTCGCTCCGTAAACCTGCCGATTGCGATGATGTATTTGGCGGTGGCGGTTTAATCCCTCCTGCGTTTCCGATTTTCAATTCCGATCTTCTGTTTGAGGAACCTCAAGTTGAAAAACCGGAAATCGACGGTCGAGATTCAGCAATCGAGCAGCCGATTCGAATTCCTCTGGAGAAGCTTCTAATCCGAGATCGCGATTACGATCCGCAGTCACCTTCGTCTACGTCGTCTTCGTCTTCGTCTTCGTCATCGTCAGTGGATGAATTGGAAGGAGTTCCGTCTGAAACGTACTGCGTTTGGAAACCTAAATCCATCGGAACGCCAAATCTGGCTTGCAAGAAGAGCCGATCCACTGGATCATCGTCGACAAAGCGTTGGGGAATCCGAGACCTTCTACGGAGAAGCCACAGCGACGGAAAACAGTCGTACATCTCCTTCACGCCGTCGACGAGTTCAAATTCAACGAAGAAGGTAAAAGAAATCAAATCAGAGACAAAATCGACGAGGcaattaaaggaaaagaaagattaCTCCGGCGGAGATCAGAAGAAGATTTTCTCTGCACACGAATCATTCTACGTGAGGAATCGCACGTTGAGAGAAGAAGGTAAGAGGAAATCATATCTTCCTTACAAATTACAAGCCGGAATTGGCTGGTTGTTGGAGTAA